The proteins below come from a single Miscanthus floridulus cultivar M001 chromosome 1, ASM1932011v1, whole genome shotgun sequence genomic window:
- the LOC136493240 gene encoding peroxidase 5-like: MAVVQRTVLYLQVAAVGALLMATELRAQLRVGFYDNSCPAAEIIVQQEVSKAVAANPGLAAGLLRLHFHDCFVWGCDASVLIDSTKGSTAEKDAAPNTSLRGFEVIDRIKARVEQACFGVVSCADILAFAARDSVALAGGNAYQVPAGRRDGNVSRASDTNGNLPPPTANVAQLTQIFGTKGLTQKEMVILSGAHTIGSSHCSSFSGRLSRSTTTAGGQADPTMDPAYVAQLARQCPQAGGDPLVPMDYVSPNAFDEGFYKGVMANRGLLSSDQALLSDKNTAVQVVTYANDPATFQSDFAAAMVKMGTVGVLTGASGKIRANCRVA, translated from the exons ATGGCGGTGGTGCAGAGGACGGTACTGTACTTGCaggtggcggcggtgggggcGCTGCTGATGGCGACGGAGCTGCGCGCGCAGCTGCGGGTGGGCTTCTACGACAACTCGTGCCCTGCGGCGGAGATCATCGTGCAGCAGGAGGTGAGCAAGGCGGTGGCGGCCAACCCGGGCCTCGCCGCCGGCCTGCTCCGCCTCcacttccacgactgcttcgttTGG GGGTGCGACGCGTCGGTGCTCATCGACTCGACCAAGGGCAGCACCGCGGAGAAGGACGCCGCGCCCAACACCAGCCTGCGGGGCTTCGAGGTCATCGACCGCATCAAGGCGCGCGTCGAGCAGGCCTGCTTCGGCGTCGTCTCCTGCGCGGACATACTCGCCTTCGCCGCCAGGGACAGCGTCGCACTG GCCGGTGGGAACGCGTACCAGGTGCCGGCGGGGCGCCGCGACGGGAACGTGTCGCGCGCGTCGGACACCAACGGCAACCTGCCGCCGCCGACGGCGAACGTGGCCCAGCTTACGCAGATCTTCGGCACCAAGGGCCTGACGCAGAAGGAGATGGTCATCCTCTCGGGGGCGCACACCATCGGGTCCTCGCACTGCAGCTCCTTCAGCGGGCGGCTGTCGAGGTCGACCACGACGGCGGGCGGGCAGGCGGACCCGACCATGGACCCGGCGTACGTGGCGCAGCTGGCGCGGCAGTGCCCGCAGGCCGGCGGGGACCCGCTCGTGCCCATGGACTACGTCTCTCCGAACGCCTTCGACGAGGGCTTCTACAAGGGCGTCATGGCCAACCGCGGCCTGCTGTCCTCGGACCAGGCGCTGCTCAGCGACAAGAACACCGCCGTGCAGGTGGTCACCTACGCCAACGACCCGGCCACGTTCCAGAGCGACTTCGCCGCGGCCATGGTCAAGATGGGCACTGTCGGCGTGCTCACCGGAGCCAGCGGCAAGATCAGGGCAAACTGCAGAGTCGCCTGA